In one Diabrotica virgifera virgifera chromosome 7, PGI_DIABVI_V3a genomic region, the following are encoded:
- the LOC126887840 gene encoding zinc finger protein 271-like — MKQQKTRFMVHTRHEVKSKSNGFLKEEDTLKIMKIENVLSHNKDQSLSRPTEEKTLKCEICFKQFSRADSLKRHLRTHSGEKPYKCDICLKRFTTPSDLRIHLRLHTGEKPHKCEICFNQFITARNLKVHLRVHTGEKPYKCEVCFKLFTTGSHLKRHLRVHTGEKPYKCEMCSKQFSQVGVLKKHLRVHTGEKPYKCKICFKLFSQVSNLEKHIRVHTGEKHHKCEICFKQFSQEDVLKNHLRIHTGEKPYNCEICLKQCITASTLKSHLRVHTGERPYKCEICFKQFSHSNRLKSHIRLHTGEKPYKCETCYKPFSRADDLKKHLRVHTGEKPYKCEICLKEFARKSDFTQHMRVHTGEKPYMCEICCKQFSQLGNIKRHMRSHAGGKPYKCKICFKHFAHACSLKNHMRVHTEERAF, encoded by the exons ATGAAACAGCAAAAAACACGATTTATGGTTCACACAAGGCACGAGGTCAAATCTAAATCTAATG GTTTTCTCAAAGAAGAGGACACattgaaaattatgaaaattgaaaatgtacTTTCACATAATAAAGACCAAAGTCTGAGTCGACCTACTgaagaaaaaacattaaaatgtgaaatttgttttaagcaatttagtcgagCAGATTCTTTAAAACGCCATTTGAGAACTCATagtggagaaaaaccgtacaagtgtgacaTTTGTTTAAAACGGTTTACTACCCCAAGTGATTTGAGAATCCACTTGAgactgcacactggagaaaaacctcacaagtgtgaaatttgttttaaccaGTTTATTACAGCAAGAAATTTGAAGgttcatttgagagtgcatactggagaaaagccttataagtgtgaagtTTGTTTTAAGCTGTTTACTACAGGAAgtcatttgaaaagacatttgagagtgcacactggagaaaagccttacaagtgtgaaatgtgttctaagcaatttagtcaagtaggtgttttgaaaaagcatttgagagtgcacactggagaaaaaccatacaagtgtaaaatttgttttaagctatTTTCCCAGGTAAgtaatttggaaaaacacatacgagtgcacactggggaaaaacatcacaagtgtgaaatttgttttaagcagtttagtcaagaagatgttttgaaaaatcatttgagaattcatactggagaaaaaccgtacaactgtgaaatttgtttaaaacagtgtATTACTGCAAGTACTTTGAAAAGCCACTTGAGAGTGCACACAGGAGAAaggccttacaagtgtgaaatttgttttaaacagtttagtcatTCAAATCGTTTGAAAAGCCACATAAgactgcacactggagaaaagccttacaagtgtgaaacaTGTTATAAGCCGTTTAGTAGAGCAGatgatttgaaaaaacatttgagagttcacactggtgaaaaaccttacaagtgtgaaatttgtttaaaggagtTTGCTAGAAAAAGTGATTTTACTCAACATatgagagttcacactggagaaaaaccttacatgTGTGAAATTTGTTGTAAGCAGTTCTCTCAACTAGGTAATATTAAACGACATATGCGATCGCATGCTGGAGGaaaaccttacaagtgtaaaatttgtttcaagcatTTTGCTCATGCATGTTCTTTGAAAAATcatatgagagtgcacactgaAGAAAGGGCATTTTAG